A single window of Legionellales bacterium DNA harbors:
- the infA gene encoding translation initiation factor IF-1, whose product MAKEDHIEMEGTVVDTLPNTMFRVQLENGHVVTAHISGRMRKNYIRILTGDKVRVQLTPYDLSKGRIVFRGKDGDRE is encoded by the coding sequence ATGGCAAAAGAAGATCATATTGAAATGGAAGGTACCGTCGTCGATACCCTTCCCAACACCATGTTTCGCGTGCAGCTAGAAAACGGTCACGTGGTTACAGCGCATATTTCGGGTCGCATGCGTAAAAATTACATTCGCATTTTAACCGGCGATAAAGTTCGCGTCCAACTCACCCCCTACGATCTCAGCAAAGGCCGCATTGTCTTCCGCGGAAAAGATGGCGATCGCGAATAA